The Zingiber officinale cultivar Zhangliang chromosome 9A, Zo_v1.1, whole genome shotgun sequence genome window below encodes:
- the LOC122021120 gene encoding purple acid phosphatase 2-like — protein MARGVEGKMRLGLGVMLSAVLAAGLAGFCQGGVTSSFVRKAEKTADMPIDSDVFAVPPGYNAPQQVHITQGNHEGSAMIISWVTEDEPGSSDVLYGTHKDKLNNSATGKHTRYSFFNYTSGYIHHCTLRRLKHDTTYYYAVGIDHTVRTFWFTTPPKVGLDVPYTFGLIGDLGQSYDSNITLSHYESNPKAQAVLFVGDLSYADNYPNHDNARWDTWGRFVERSAAYQPWIWTAGNHEIDFAPEIGEIQPFKPFRHRYHVPYKASGSTAPFWYSIKHGSAYIIVLASYSAYGKYTPQYKWLEEELPKVDRSETPWLIVLMHSPWYNSYNYHYMEGETMRVMYEPWLVQHKVDAVFAGHVHAYERSHRISNIAYNIVNGKCQPVEDESAPVYITIGDGGNLEGLATNMTEPQPSYSAFREASFGHAIFEIKNRTHAYYAWHRNQDGYSRVADSMWFHNRCWRSPNENQC, from the exons ATGGCGCGAGGTGTAGAGGGCAAGATGCGCCTGGGACTCGGGGTAATGCTTTCGGCGGTTCTGGCCGCTGGACTGGCGGGTTTCTGTCAGGGAGGAGTCACAAGTTCTTTCGTTAGGAAGGCCGAGAAGACCGCGGATATGCCAATCGATAGCGATGTCTTCGCCGTCCCGCCCGGCTACAACGCGCCCCAGCAG GTGCATATTACCCAAGGGAATCATGAAGGCTCGGCGATGATCATCTCATGGGTGACCGAGGACGAACCCGGCTCCAGTGATGTTCTCTATGGGACTCACAAGGATAAGCTGAACAATTCTGCTACTGGAAAACACACTCGTTACTCATTCTTCAACTACACCTCAGGGTACATCCATCATTGCACTCTTCGCCGCTTGAAG CATGATACTACTTACTACTATGCTGTTGGGATCGACCATACTGTTCGAACATTTTGGTTCACTACCCCACCAAAAGTTGGCCTAGATGTTCCCTACACTTTTGGGCTTATTG GCGATCTTGGACAAAGCTATGACTCAAACATTACTCTGAGTCATTATGAATCGAACCCAAAAGCACAGGCAGTGTTGTTTGTAGGTGATCTTTCGTATGCTGATAACTACCCGAACCATGACAATGCCAGATGGGATACATGGGGCAGGTTTGTCGAGAGAAGCGCTGCCTATCAACCATGGATTTGGACAGCCGGAAACCATGAGATTGACTTTGCTCCTGAAATT GGTGAAATTCAGCCATTTAAACCATTCAGACATCGATATCATGTTCCTTACAAAGCTTCAGGCAGCACTGCCCCTTTCTGGTACTCGATTAAACACGGTTCGGCATACATAATTGTTTTGGCATCCTATTCTGCATATG GAAAATACACCCCTCAGTACAAGTGGCTCGAAGAAGAGCTACCGAAGGTAGATAGAAGTGAGACACCATGGTTGATTGTCCTAATGCACTCGCCATGGTACAACAGCTACAACTATCACTATATGGAAGGGGAAACCATGAGAGTCATGTATGAGCCGTGGCTTGTGCAACACAAAGTCGATGCGGTTTTCGCTGGCCATGTTCATGCTTACGAACGCAGT CATAGGATATCAAATATAGCTTACAATATAGTGAATGGCAAATGCCAACCAGTGGAGGATGAATCTGCTCCTGTATATATCACCATTGGCGATGGTGGAAATCTTGAAGGCCTTGCAACCAA TATGACAGAGCCACAACCGAGCTACTCAGCTTTCAGAGAAGCAAGCTTTGGCCACGCCATCTttgagatcaagaatcgaacgcATGCCTACTACGCTTGGCATCGAAATCAGGATGGTTATTCGAGGGTTGCTGATTCGATGTGGTTCCACAACAGGTGCTGGAGATCTCCAAATGAGAACCAATGTTGA